A genomic region of Metopolophium dirhodum isolate CAU chromosome 1, ASM1992520v1, whole genome shotgun sequence contains the following coding sequences:
- the LOC132934937 gene encoding zinc finger MYM-type protein 1-like, producing the protein MSKYLSGSAKRKMRIKKDEEIKKLRGSLNMFVVKNNLDNAVDKCAKNVIIKTNKNTDVESSGTCDDTEPDIFDNQVDNFSTNLISKINENTDLESSVTCDDTEPDIFDKPGENENNEVESSDTCDVTESGIFDKPGLDLTNDYPTDRGHFKEFDTVKSDLKRSILLHGPCKPTNIEFPYSPDGKGILRRFSAQFYHKTTNTGLCIPRIWLCYSVILDCAYCEVCWLFADRQNRNFKINWILGINDWHHIGEKIGAHEISQQHIQATEVRVRWLKNETIDKHMEDKIIKEASFWRNVLIRLVKIILFLTAGNTALRGNENSKTKINNTEGNFIRTVRLMADFDPVLNNLLNNENNKIKYLSWKIQNELIHLLSSEVLNILANEVKRSKYYSIIVDSTQDITKIDQLSVILRYVVLNYETKSFEVKESFFGFFELENHGSKDYENLIYDVLKKYNLDIQNCRGQGYDGAAVMSGAYSGVQQRISSTVSNAHYVHCCAHNLNLVICDAAKSTQVATNFFTTLQTIFNFFSSSCPRWASLAFGDDTAKTIRLKVLKKVCPTRWEARHSSVSALKQRYIEVIKSLTYMSLSSSKVDEKHMAISIKKKIESFEFLLMLCLWERVLRPLHGISKLLQKQDIDLQKALDRLTDAYTCMQQLRNDYCSVVENASNLAIKWGIPTDDKVVRQKKARLFFDEVDGDRRMNITQDNFKIKVFLPVVDTIICQLKDRFKGLHNVCSIFNFLKPQTLLGPDEITIKGSYDFIQMYQSDISSDLTSQLLSIKEIIKNKNLNSIQALASFILENDFATSYSDVLGACIIYLTLPVTVATAERSFSKLKIIKSYLRNSTGQERLSNISVLNIEQRRTKEIDMDKILTNFSNMKARKMKFD; encoded by the exons ATGTCAAAATATCTCAGTGGTTCAGCAAAAAGGAAAATGAGAATAAAAAAAGATGAAGAAATAAAGAAGTTGAGAGGTTCATTAAATATGTTTGTagtaaaaaacaatttggaTAATGCTG ttgacaAGTGtgccaaaaatgtaattattaaaacaaataaaaatactgatgtgGAATCGTCTGGGACTTGTGATGATACTGAGCCAGACATATTTGATAATCAAG TCGATAACTTTTCCACCaacttaattagtaaaataaatgaaaatactgaTTTGGAATCGTCTGTGACTTGTGATGATACTGAGCCAGACATATTTGATAAACCAG gtgaaaatgaaaataatgaagtaGAATCGTCTGACACTTGTGATGTTACTGAGTCAGGCATATTTGATAAACCag gttTAGATTTAACAAATGATTATCCAACTGACCGTGGACATTTTAAAGAGTTTGATACTGTAAAATCTGATTTGAAGAGAAGTATTTTATTGCATGGACCATGTAAACCAACCAACATAGAATTTCCCTATAGCCCTGATGGAAAAGGCATCCTTAGACGTTTTTCAGCACAGTTTTATCACAAAACTACAAATACAGGACTATGTATACCCAGAATATGGTTATGCTATTCAGTCATTTTAGATTGTGCATACTGTGAAGTATGTTGGCTTTTCGCTGATAGgcaaaatagaaattttaaaataaattggataTTAGGAATTAATGATTGGCACCATATTGGAGAAAAAATTGGAGCACATGAAATTTCTCAACAACATATTCAAGCCACTGAAGTCCGAGTACGCTGGTTAAAAAACGAAACTATAGACAAACATATggaagataaaattattaaagaagcTAGTTTTTGGAGAAATGTTTTAATTAGAttagtcaaaattattttatttttaactgcgGGGAATACTGCTCTCCGAGGAAACGAAaacagtaaaactaaaataaataatacagaaGGAAACTTTATCAGGACTGTAAGGCTAATGGCAGATTTTGATCctgttttaaataatctattgaataatgaaaataataaaataaaatacctgagttggaaaattcaaaatgaattaattcatttattatcctcagaagtattaaatatattagcaAACGAAGTAAAAAgatctaaatattattcaataatagtagATTCGACACAAGATATAACAAAAATTGATCAATTGAGTGTTATACTGCGTTATGTTGTTTTAAACTAtgaaacaaaatcatttgaaGTAAAAGAATCTTTTTTTGGGTTTTTTGAATTAGAGAACCATGGCTCAAAGGATTATGAAAATCTTATTTATGATGTGTTGAAAAAGTACAATTTAGACATCCAAAATTGTCGTGGCCAGGGTTATGATGGTGCAGCAGTAATGAGTGGAGCTTATTCAGGAGTGCAACAAAGAATATCTTCTACCGTGTCGAATGCACATTATGTACATTGCTGCGCACATAACCTTAACTTGGTGATTTGTGATGCAGCCAAATCGACGCAAGTTGCAACTAActtttttacaacattacaaactatattcaatttttttagttctagTTGTCCTAGATGGGCATCACTTGCATTTGGTGATGACACTGCCAAAACAATTAgacttaaagtattaaaaaaagtttgtccTACTCGCTGGGAGGCTAGGCATTCATCAGTATCAGCATTAAAACAAAGGTATATAGaagttataaaatcattaacatATATGAGTTTATCAAGTAGTAAAGTAGATGAAAAACATATggcaatttcaattaaaaaaaaaatagaatcttttgaatttttacttatGTTATGTTTGTGGGAACGAGTATTGCGTCCTTTGCATGGTATCTCTAAACTTTTGCAGAAGCAAGACATTGACCTCCAGAAAGCATTAGATAGATTGACTGATGCCTATACTTGTATGCAGCAACTAAGGAATGACTATTGTAGTGTAGTTGAAAATGCAAGCAACCTGGCAATTAAATGGGGTATTCCAACTGATGACAAAGTGGTTCGCCAAAAAAAAGCAAGGTTGTTTTTTGATGAAGTAGATGGTGACAGACGAATGAATATCACacaagataattttaaaataaaagtatttttaccaGTTGTtgacacaataatatgtcaacTTAAAGATCGATTTAAAGGTTTACATAACGTTtgtagtattttcaattttttgaaaccTCAAACACTTTTAGGACCAGATGAAATTACTATTAAAGGATCATATGACTTTATTCAAATGTATCAATCAGATATAAGTTCTGATTTAACAAGTCAACTGCTATCAatcaaagaaattataaaaaataaaaatttgaatagtatCCAAGCACTGGCCTCATTTATTCTCGAAAACGACTTTGCTACAAGTTACTCTGATGTATTAGGagcatgtataatttatttgacattGCCAGTAACGGTTGCAACAGCAGAAAGGtctttttcaaaacttaaaataataaaaagctaTTTAAGGAATTCAACTGGACAAGAACGACTGTccaatatttcagttttaaatatcGAACAGCGTCGTACAAAAGAAATTGATATggacaaaatattaacaaatttttcaaatatgaaagcaagaaaaatgaaatttgattaa